The Setaria italica strain Yugu1 chromosome IX, Setaria_italica_v2.0, whole genome shotgun sequence genome has a window encoding:
- the LOC111255797 gene encoding uncharacterized protein LOC111255797, whose product MPVLDEGWAGAGGGGGVFDDSSRQRCSCLPFCFWGASSSKPAGAPAKRKRRRRLRLRLSWLAWPWFFRKGGGKRKGAGGDGNESKGRKRRGRRLLLLLTASLQPKKALASVVSGGSALLPAKVSSFGDAKKQSNRKPRPAADDGPSGSRHPQASTSAAATRTRWTSTAPAPPRPETSQSGPRPTDGPAVVAGRTWRAPSRRHSFRHQSERTGLWTAATTLGVIVLFGRVTAVVFLCSCLYGARFVRARLGGAGASAKATSSGVAGGGCGSRRFGDPAGVAGEKVVVKAEPCATEECKKKVVMVGLLERPGKTASSRFGR is encoded by the exons ATGCCTGTGCTCGACGAGGGCTGGGctggagcaggcggcggcggcggcgtcttcgACGATTCCAGCAGGCAACGGTGCTCCTGCCTGCCGTTCTGCTTCTGGGGCGCCAGCTCGTCCAAGCCCGCGGGCGCGCCGGCgaagaggaagcggcggcggcggctcaggcTCAGGCTGTCGTGGCTCGCGTGGCCGTGGTTCTTCCGGAAGGGCGGCGGCAAGCGCaagggcgcgggcggcgacggtAACGAGAGCAAGGGGAGGAAGCGGAGGGGGAggcgactgctgctgctgctcacgGCGTCGCTGCAGCCCAAGAAGGCGCTCGCGTCCGTCGtctccggcggcagcgcccTCCTGCCGGCCAAG GTGAGCAGTTTCGGTGACGCCAAGAAGCAAAGCAACCGCAAGCCACGACCAGCGGCAGACGACGGGCCAAGCGGCAGCAGGCATCCGCAAGCCTCGACATCCGCTGCGGCCACGAGGACCAGATGGACGAGCACAGcgcctgctcctcctcggccAGAGACGAGCCAGTCGGGCCCGAGACCAACCGATGGCCCAGCTGTCGTCGCCGGCCGCACCTGGCGAGCCCCGTCGAGGCGGCACTCGTTTCGCCATCAGTCCGAGCGCACCGGGCtgtggacggcggcgacgacgctgGGCGTGATCGTGCTCTTCGGCCGCGTCACCGCGGTGGTCTTCCTGTGCTCGTGCCTGTACGGCGCGCGCTTCGTCCGGGCGCGgctgggcggcgccggcgccagcgccaAGGCCACGAGCAGTGGAGTTGCTGGCGGTGGTTGCGGTAGCCGGCGGTTCGGCGACCCGGCGGGGGTGGCCGGCGAGAAGGTCGTGGTGAAGGCGGAGCCATGCGCCACGGAGGAGTGCAAGAAGAAGGTGGTCATGGTGGGGTTGCTGGAAAGGCCAGGCAAGACGGCCTCGTCGCGCTTTGGTAGGTGA